Below is a genomic region from Medicago truncatula cultivar Jemalong A17 chromosome 3, MtrunA17r5.0-ANR, whole genome shotgun sequence.
AAACCATATGTGTATAGTGCATGAAAGGAAATGGGAATTTGCCTCCATAAACGAATTTTCCAAGTTTAGACCAAAAGCTTGcttttaataaagaaatttaCCTTCAATTCCGATACCATTTCGAAGCTTCTGAATACTGATTTGATACTCCATAGATTCTCCCATGTGCTCTCCCCCAATAAAATTGTATCATCAACGTATTGGAGAATGCCGAATTTTAAGTCCTATGATTCCTTGAATCCTTTAATTAAACCAATTTGTTAGTTGTCTAATTGTATAGTTCTTGTAACCTCCAATTGTTTACTTTATTATAAAGATGGTATTATTCCTActtaagtacaaaaataacaattcaTAGATCACTCTCCAATATTTTCCTTTCGTACCAAACATAGAGTTCATGttacaaaattcattttttgtatttatcACATGCGTATCAAAGAGCATAAACATGCATATAAATCCTCACTGCATTATTTACATAGGTTACAAACTCAACTTGCCCCTACTTGTATATATGCTCAATACAAGTACGTAGTAATTACAATGTATGACAAATTTCCGTAGGCTCAAAATCTCTAGGCACATTCTGATTTGATTAGAGCCAAATGCTCTACATTCATTGTACTTCCTACATGCAATTGTGACATTTTCTCCAATGATTATGGACCAACAAGAAGTCATTGACTAGTTAAACCGTTATTGCTACATACAACTCTGATTCTTTCTCCAATTTGTTGGGCTCCTCTAATTTATCCTTTGATGGTGGTTGGTTTTCCAAATTAACAGCAATAATATCAATTTTGGGATCATCTATTGCAGTAATTGGCATTGATTTTGTCTCCCCTTCAATGGTTGATGATGGTAATTTGGTGTCTGATTCTGAATAGTCTTTGGCTTTTCCCCACACAACTGTATAAAGGCCTAGTGCAATGATAACAGCTCCAATCATACTGCAAtgaattgaaaacataaattacataaaatatatgtaaaatgtGCCCTATTCGTTATGTACAGGGACcgattattaataaattttacggtaaaaaaaaatcataaacaaactATGCAAATTGAGAAATTAAGAATAGAAGTTTACCTTCCAAGGTAAAGattttctcctaaaaaaaaggAGCCCAAACAAGCAACGATGATCATGCAAAGAGGATTAAAAGCTGTTGCAAAAACTGGGCCTCTCATTTGCATCACCAGCCCTTGAACATAGTATGCAATTCCTGAACTAACTATTCCCTATATAAATTAAGAAACTgattaagaaaattatttgaatttttttctaactAAGCTTGTGAATGAGAAACTAATTAACGGATTAACAAACCGTGTAAAGAGGAGCATAGAGCCTATAATCCCAGCCAATGGCCCAAGCATGTGAATGACGTTCGGCCACAAGTGCCACCGCAGTTGCTTGTGCTCCTCCCGCGAGACATATCAAGGTTGCCAATGATAGCTCAGCTGGATATCTTTTTACCGTTATCGACTGCATTAAAATTCCAACAAACAATTTAGAAATAATAATCCACATATGACACCAAACATCATGGTCGTAtactttaattaattagttaagtGTTTTAAGAATTGGATCCTTGGTCTGCTCGATCAAGTACTAGGTCAGTAAATCATTGGTCGAACTACTGGGTCGTTAGTTTACCTGCAAAATGTAGAAAGAAGATAAAGCCACACAGCCCATCAGTATATAAAGAGCTCCAGCAGTTTGATGGTTATGAGAGGATTCGTGAGTTCCATTTTGATTTTGGGTTCCAGAATGGAAAATGTTGAATCCAGGTCCTTTGTAAATTGCCATTAGCAATGCACCACCGAAGGTTACTAATGTTCCAATCACTTTGGCTTGACTTCGAATTTCCTTGCATTTAAGACGCTCCAAcctaaacaaaaaattgaatttatgaCTTATAGTTTATAAGCTCGTGTGATTAAAAAAGAGTTGTTTAGTAATTGTCATTTTTACACgagcttatagtttattttaatgagCTTATAGCGGTTTTGATAAGTTAAGTCAAGTAGCTTAAAGCTTATCACTTTTTATCTCCATTTTACCACTCCAATCTTAATTATAAAAATGcacattttttaatatcatgTCATATATATAAGCTACTTCAACCACTAAATTTACCAAACATTACAAATTCAACCGGTTAGCTTATCCGCTATAAACTATAAGTTAGCTTATAAGTCATCCAACATTAGcttatctattatttttaaccaaacaAAGCTTAGTTTACATAGATTCCATGTTCTATCGGAGATTTTACATAaataatgacattttttttcgtAAAATGTGTGGCTTATTTCGTAAATCATTAAGATACGATGTAAGCCGCCACAATTTATGGAAAAAAGTGTCATTATCAAACTTGAGCATGtgttaaattttgtttaaatataaacaCAAATACACAAGTAGTACTTGAGTTTGATTTCATCTAAATTTAGAGCAAGTTACAGTAAAATGGTCATTAGTATCACTTTaattaaactaattaattattctATATGGATGAAATAAGATTGATTAATTCTAGTTAGTTACCGGAAGATGACTGCAAGAAGAAAGGTGATAGAAGGCACGGCATTCATAATAGCAGATGTGAATGAAGCTGAAGTATACTTCATCCCCAAGTAAGTGAAGCTTTGGTTAAAAACTGGCCTGGTCATAATTAACCATGTAATTAACAAGGTTAAGATGATAATTAACTCATATCCTGTAGAATAACACAATTTTTCCAAAATGGGCATAAACTCCAAGTAATTagtgattaaatatatttgtattcTTCTAGCTAGATCATTATGTATATAAGTATTTGAGGTCTTAGATCATTACTCTAGAAATCCCAGCACCATTATTTGTAGGAAGATAGGGAGTGTCATCTTTGGCCTACTCTTCctgaaaatcaataaataacttttttttagaaatgtaaTGCCAAAATCGAATCACACGACTTATTGatatgattataatttttttctcgtTACTTAATTTAGTGATAGAGTTAGAgagaaaaatcacttttttcctCGCTCTAAATTTTCTTcactaatttaatttgttttg
It encodes:
- the LOC11415876 gene encoding WAT1-related protein At4g08290; this encodes MSAKNQISRLILLFINAKPYLLMIGLQFGMAGNYIFGKDILNHGMSRFVFIVYRNAMAVIALAPFAFFLERKSRPKMTLPIFLQIMVLGFLEPVFNQSFTYLGMKYTSASFTSAIMNAVPSITFLLAVIFRLERLKCKEIRSQAKVIGTLVTFGGALLMAIYKGPGFNIFHSGTQNQNGTHESSHNHQTAGALYILMGCVALSSFYILQSITVKRYPAELSLATLICLAGGAQATAVALVAERHSHAWAIGWDYRLYAPLYTGIVSSGIAYYVQGLVMQMRGPVFATAFNPLCMIIVACLGSFFLGENLYLGSMIGAVIIALGLYTVVWGKAKDYSESDTKLPSSTIEGETKSMPITAIDDPKIDIIAVNLENQPPSKDKLEEPNKLEKESELYVAITV